The Drosophila nasuta strain 15112-1781.00 chromosome 2L, ASM2355853v1, whole genome shotgun sequence genome window below encodes:
- the LOC132798562 gene encoding uncharacterized protein LOC132798562, with the protein MTVTWDSVNKLWSGPERSSMYSDDTSVGRIIFNTMKNYPKNVCQISDSDGIVVTNEEAITWAIRIAQHLKQRGLDHRSVVGVVGRNTTYVMPMGLACLLNGTPFHGVNPIFDEETLKYMYNITRPALIFCDAQFYDKVHAATKEWNPEIILLSGHIEDVLTIESLLTKTATEMFYQPEPLKDGSDQTIAILCSSGTTGLPKAVCVSNNVLVQDKMLVNSETIFFITSGLDWISGLWAFLFSTFFGSTRIITDQPFSPEYFVRLVRKYKINYATLAPVHLAAIAACKEATPEALASMRNLNYGGGILSQSTLERTQELFKEATYNSGYAMSEVGIVTMSFGIRNAATAGHPNPGIKIRIVDESGKRLGHNEVGEIYVHTGKHWNGYYGNPVATRQMQDFEGWIHTGDLGYFDNDNNLYIVDRKKETLKYMGIHYWPTEIENAILELPQVKACCVIGVPDDLIGDAAGALVLKNPDCEISEKEIVDYVIKRLPVETKHLHAGVRFVDRLPFNANGKFMRKQGLEMFLAQ; encoded by the exons ATGACAGTTACCTGGGATAGTGTTAACAAGCTCTGGAGTGGTCCTGAACGATCCTCCATGTACAGTGATGACACTTCAGTGGGTAGAATTATATTCAATACCATGAAGAATTATCCCAAGAATGTGTGTCAG ATATCAGATAGCGATGGCATTGTTGTGACCAACGAGGAGGCCATCACCTGGGCCATTCGCATTGCCCAGCATCTGAAGCAACGTGGCCTGGATCACAGAAGTGTCGTCGGTGTCGTGGGCAGGAATACAACCTATGTAATGCCAATGGGTTTGGCATGCCTGCTAAATGGCACACCATTCCACGGTGTAAATCCCATTTTCGATGAAG AGACTCTCAAATACATGTACAACATAACACGACCTGCATTGATATTCTGTGATGCACAATTTTATGATAAGGTTCATGCAGCCACCAAGGAATGGAATCCCGAAATTATATTGCTTTCTGGCCACATTGAAGATGTTCTGACTATTGAGAGTCTGTTGACAAAAACTGCTACTGAAATGTTTTATCA ACCGGAACCACTTAAAGATGGCAGTGATCAGACCATTGCTATACTCTGCTCCTCTGGCACCACGGGTTTGCCCAAAGCTGTCTGTGTTTCAAACAATGTGTTGGTGCAGGATAAAAT GCTGGTCAATAGCGAAACCATATTCTTCATCACAAGCGGCTTGGATTGGATTAGTGGCCTGTGGGCTTTCCTTTTCAGCACCTTCTTTGGCAGCACTCGCATCATCACAGACCAACCTTTCTCCCCGGAATACTTTGTGAGATTGGTGcgtaaatataaaatcaattatgCCACCTTAGCTCCGGTGCATTTGGCTGCCATTGCCGCCTGCAAAGAAGCCACACCCGAAGCGCTCGCCTCGATGAGAAATCTAAACTATGGCGGTGGCATTTTGTCGCAATCGACACTGGAACGCACACAGGAATTATTCAAGGAAGCTACTTACAATTCGGGTTATGCCATGTCCGAAGTTGGCATAGTTACAATGAGTTTTGGCATCCgcaatgcagcaacagctggCCATCCAAATCCGGGCATTAAGATACGCATTGTCGACGAGTCTGGAAAGAGATTAGGCCATAATGAAGTAGGTGAGATCTATGTGCATACGGGTAAGCATTGGAATGGCTACTATGGCAATCCAGTTGCCACACGGCAAATGCAAGACTTTGAAGGTTGGATTCATACGGGAGATTTGGGTTACTTTGACAATGACAACAATCTGTATATTGTGGATCGCAAAAAGGAAACCCTCAAATACATGGGCATTCATTATTGGCCTACGGAAATTGAGAATGCAATTCTGGAGTTGCCACAAGTCAAGGCTTGCTGTGTCATTGGCGTTCCCGATGATCTAATTGGCGATGCAGCTGGTGCTTTGGTGCTCAAGAATCCCGATTGTGAGATTAGCGAAAAGGAAATCGTTGACTATGTGATCAAGCGGCTGCCGGTTGAAACAAAGCATCTGCATGCCGGAGTTCGTTTCGTGGACAGATTACCATtcaatgccaatggcaaatTCATGCGTAAGCAAGGACTCGAAATGTTTCTGGCACAATAA